A portion of the Spirochaetota bacterium genome contains these proteins:
- a CDS encoding AbrB/MazE/SpoVT family DNA-binding domain-containing protein yields the protein MKKASEKKTIYGIVTVSDKGQIAIPVELRNDLDIKRGDQLLVIRKPDDSGLVLMKLDRVEDLLSGIRHM from the coding sequence ATGAAAAAAGCATCCGAGAAAAAGACCATTTACGGAATAGTGACCGTAAGCGACAAGGGCCAGATCGCGATACCGGTTGAGCTTCGAAACGATCTTGATATAAAAAGGGGTGATCAACTCCTTGTGATACGGAAGCCGGACGATTCCGGGCTGGTGCTGATGAAACTTGACAGGGTCGAGGATCTGCTCTCAGGTATCCGGCACATGTAA